Within Cellulophaga sp. L1A9, the genomic segment CTATCAATATTCAATTTTTGATGCAAGGCTTTAGCAACGTTCAAGGTGATTTCCCTTTTTCCGTTCAGATAATCGCTTATTCTTGATGCACTTGTATCCAATAGCGCGGCTAAATCTTTTCGCTTTAGCCCCATTTCAAACATACGTAGCTCAATCATTTCGTGTAAGGTTGGTAAACCGATAGGGAAATGTATTTCTTCGTACTGTTCAATAATATCTGTAATCTCTAGAAACTCTTTTGCTAAAGGGTCATCCGTTGGGGTATTATCATCCACGACATCTATCAACTCTTCTAAGCGAAGATTCGCTTTTACATATGCTGCGTGTGTTATTAATTTTCCCATAATCTTATAAGGTATCTATATTCTTTATTTTGTCGTAATCCCGGTGATTGCCCACCCATCGTATCAATACTTTCTTAAACTTAAATCGTACTATGGCAACAACTCGGTAATTATTTCCTTTGACGTTAAAAACGAACCTTCCATTTCCAACGCTGTCAGCTGAATTGAAAGTGTTCTTTAAATCGGCAAAACTATCCCATTCGGCTTTATTTGCTTTTTTATACCAATCTTGTAAGGCCACTTTAGCATTGGTTTCTTTCGAAAAATACTCCCTTAGCTTTTTAAATGATATGACGTGCACTGAACAAATGGTGTTTATTAGAACGTAAATATATAAAATAAATTACATATTTGGTAATATATTTACATATTTTGTTATTTAAAGATTTATAAAGGAAATAGTTCTTCTGGAATAACCTAAGAGTTCTTGGTCATTTATAATTTGGGTCTGCCATGCGGGGTTTGTATCGTGATGAAATTGATTTGCGTAATCCAGTAAAGAGCGAAGCTCTACACGTTTTTGCTCTGGAAATACCTGATTCGGCGTGTTTTCTCTTTGTTGACACCTGCCAATAAAAGGACCAAGAAGTGAACCAGGGGGAAATATGTTTGGACAGGTTACCCGAACAAATGCCTCCAGCATCGGTCTTAAAGCAAATGCAATTTGACGTTCATTCTCATCATTGCCATTCTCGATAAAATCAGTAACAAGAGCGTAGTTTCGATCGTGTTCTGTAATGCTATCGGCTCGTACATCCCAATTTGAAAGGGTTGAAGAGGATCCCGAACGAGTAATTTTCATCGAGGATGGCGGCATGTTTTGCGCTGCGGTCCATAAATTACATAGAAAAGGTTTTGAGTGTGATAATACAATCACTTGTTCTACGATAGGTACAAGTTCTCTAATTTGTTGGATTGTGGTCAAAGTTCTATGGTCATCAAGACTTGTCATTGGATCATCAATAATCACTATCAGACTTTCCCTTGAAGGATTCATTTCAATTGATGCAAAAAAGAATGCTAAGGCTAGTGCATTTCGATCACCTGAACTAAGAGTTGTCTTAAAAGATGGTTCACTATCATTTGAGGTCGAAATAGGAACAGCAATATTCTCAATGAGCACATTGTAATTACAGCTAGAACCACCACGGTTGTTTACGGAACTTACATTATCAAGCCGATAACCTGCGTTAAATCTACCTAAGTACCTGTTGATTGCCTCCTGATATTGTGGAAATACCCTATTTCTATAATCATCCAAGGCTGCCCGTGCTTCTGTACGCTCAATTTCCGTGGCGTTTTTAAGTGTGATTTCCGAAGTATAATTGTCACAAAGTAATATTATGTCCTCGGTATATCTTGATTTGATAGCTCTTAAACGATTTAAATCAGCTTCCAAAGTTGAAATGTTCGAAGCAGCTGAACTTTCTTTAATGCGCTGTACCTCTTGGTTTGCTTCTTGAAAAATTGTGTTTAGTGCGGATAAGGCATTTCTCCTCAAATTATATTGGCTGATAATTTCTTCAGTTTCCGTGTCAATCCGTATAATTTCTAAGGGAGATTCCATTTTGGAATTTAGCAATGACTGAAACGCCTCGAAAGAGGAACGCCATGATTGCGTAATAGCCGCCGTATCAATATTTAGTTCTGGAACTTGAATAAATTCTGCCCAAAATTGTCTATCATCAGAAAGCCTCCTTACATTTCTTTCAAAGGCGGTCAAAACTTCAGTTCGATGGTTTGTTCTTAAATTGGCCAGCGCACTCGCAACTTCCTCCTTCAAGGCAAGATATTCTTGATTAAAAAATGATTGGTAAAGGCTTATTATTTGGGAATTGTTCAAATCTTGCTGGCAAAAAGGGCAATCTTCCAACTCTCCATCATTCACCATATTCACTCCATCTCCAACCCAACTTTCACTTCCTTCGCCTAGTGCATCAATATGATTTTGAACTTGTTCCAATGCAGTTGCTTCAATATCTGGCAAGACCCTTGAGAGCAATATGCCTAGCGTCTCCATCTCGAAATTAGGTATGGCTAAAGGAACAAATTCATTTCTTTGAGCGATTGCTGCAGCCTTTCTACCGGCAGATAGTGCTCTCTCAGTTTCTTCTATATCGCTGTCAATAGAATCAGAATTTTGCAACGCACAAAATTGATCTACTGAAAGACCATAACGCATTTGGGAAGTAATCTGAGCACCTCTTTCTCGCAAAACTTGATTGTGCCGTTCAATTCGGCTTACTATACTTTGCAGACGGGCATTTAAAGCAACTCCCTCCGCCCCAATAATAAGTTCGTGTAAATTTTGTCTGTGACCGGTTTCAACATTTGTCCCCGCATAGATATTATCCGTGACAAAATGGTCGTCGAAAACCAATATATTGAATAAAGTTTCGTTCCAAGAACCATCTTGGAAAACAGCACGACTTGAGTTACTATCTGTGATAACAACGTGGGGTTCACCTTGCCCGCCTAATCTTTTACGCTGTATAATTGGCAATGAATCTTGGCTACCCAAGGAACGAAGTATAGAAGCTAAAGTTGTTTTACCTCTACCATTCTCCGCATAGATCAAAGCAAGCTCTTGAAGATTAAGTTGAGAACCAGAATCTACTGAACTGAATTTGCCAATGTTTCTTATTAAGTTAATATTATCTAACATTTCATTTCTCTTTTATGAAAATTGAGGGGTATTACTAATAAATTGGGAAAAAATGGTTGTGGAAGAATGCGGCCTCGCAAAGTTAAAATTTCTTCTAACAAATGAAGGAAGAAACTCCCCAAATCTTACCCAAATACTTTGCGCGTGGATCCTGTCCGGTTTTTGTAGTGTTCCGGCAGATAAACGTTAAGCAAAAACCGAATAGGGCGCATCTTACTTTTTGCTTTTGGGTTCGCGCCATTCTTGATAGAGTTCACTTGCCGCTGGGCTGTCCTCGAAGAAAATCCTAAAATGCGCAACTGCTTTTTCTTCGCCTTGCTCGAAGGCTTCCTGCTTTAATTCAGAAATTTGAGATACTTTATAAACTGAAAACCCCAATACCAAAACAATGCAAACCAACAGCCCCCAGAATAATTTTATCGCCCACTTTGGAAACGTGATGGATTTTTTAATGTAGTAGACCACATTGGCCATCAGCTTATGTTGGTCTTCAACCGCTTTCTTTTGATGGTCGTTGTATCGCTTTAAGATAAAATCGATATCTGAAATATCGGCTTGTACTTTAAAGGTCATTAAAAATTTTTTTAATTCTTCCATTCGGTTAACCGAGTTTTCGAAGCCTTTGATTTCTTCCGTCAACAACTCTGCTATTTCATCCAATTTTGCCATAATCTTATATTTCCATTGCTAAACCAATTGTCTTCTTAATTGCTATTTTGATAAACCTTTTAGAAATTGTGGCTGCGATATTGGGCGATATACCAACAGTCTTGCCCATTAATTCTAACGTATTGTCCTTCACTATTTTTTGAGAAGCAGTTTTATCAAAACCAATTCGCTCTGCGATTCTTGACATTGACATGGAGCGGTGTACTTCACTTCCCTTTAGATTTTGACCTTTGTATGCAAAGCGAAAGCCCTGCAACCGATTTGATTTGTTGATGCTTGGAATAACTTCCACATTTCTTTGTTTCATGTATTTGATATACTGGTCAAAATCTTTGGGTTTCATTTCGGTTAGAACCTTTTCGTGAACTTGTTTTATTTCTTGTCGTACACCTTGAATTTCATTCAACCTTTCTTGCTGTACCTCTCGAACTGTGGTCAATCCCATTTGCTGTGCCACTTTTTCCGCTGCCTGTTGACTTCTTTTACCAATAAAGTTGTCTTTGTACGCCTTGCCATCAAAACCAATACGATTCACATATAAATGAATGTGCAAATGATTTTTATCCCGATGTACAAATGCAATCGCTTGTCGTTCTTGTAATTTCATTTCTTGTACAAATCGTTGTGTGATTTCTTTAAGTTGTTTGTCCTTCAATTCTTGTCCGTCTTTTATGGTGGGACTCAGCACAAAACTCATGGTGTTCTTTTTGCATCGCTGGTTTTGCGATTGTATAATTTTAAACTCTTGAGTAATCTCTTTAGGGTTGTCGCCCGCCAAATGTTCTCGATAGACAACTTTGGCTTCTTTTTCCTCATCCCAACCATAACTCATGGAAGCACCTGTGTGCGATATAGATTTTCCCATTCCTATCATTTCTTAAAATTGTAAAGATGTTTCCGTATTTCATTAGCCAACTGTACCACTTCTTCTGATAATTTTGGATTCCGTTTTTTATACATATTTCCGATGCGTTTAAAATTGACCTGATACTGAACCAATAATTTGTATACATTGATTTGTTCATCAGAAAACCGTTCAACAATCCTAAGGTCAAAAGCGGCACGACGACAGTACTCACTTATGGAAAGTCCACTCTTTTTCGCCTTTATTTTTAAGAGCTTCTTTTCATAAATAGAACACCGAAATTGTACAAACTCCTTTTTCATTTTAGATTTTTCGTATCTATATTCCTTATGTTACCTTTTACTAAATCACATATCCGAAACTCAATTACTAGTTCCTATCCTTTTGCGACCTTCGGGAGCAAAAGCAAGATTTGTCATGACAATGACACATCTTGAATTCTCACTCAGATGTAATTATTAGTACTGTTTTTATTTTTCTTCCTTCTCCCTAGCCATAAAAATTTAATCATGTATTATCATCAAAATATTTAAGAGAGAAAGAGTATTTAATGATGATTTAAAAAATTATTTACTAATCTAAACCTGTCTATTTTTAAAGGTGTATTCCAACGCTTCATTCTCAATTTCAGCTTTTGATTTTCTACGGTTTTGCAGCAACCAAATATTAAGCTTGGCCTTCTCAAAAAACAACATTTTGCCGTTTGGTTTAGAGTGCGGGATTTCCTTTGCTGCGGTTAACTTATATAAGTAACTCCTTGATATTCCTGTGTATTCGCAAGCTTCCTCAAAAGTGAGCACTTCTTTATTTGCCACCAATAAACGTTCGATACGGTCGAGCCGTTCTTCTAATTCCAGATAGTCCATTTCTTTCTAATTTTGGATTAAACAATGGACAAAAGCTTTTGTTCTTATTAATTGAATTCTGGTGCTAAACTACTATAGGAAGTAAAGGGAAACGTGTGCAATTCATGCAATGCACACGGAATCAGGAAAAATGCAAGCAAACGAAGCTAAAGGCGAGAAAAGATGGTTTTGAGTTCTTCACTTTTCTTAGAAATCGGAGTTCTCGATTTGGCATCTTTTACCGTAGCGTATTTGTATGGTTTGCCATCTTCCCTGCGGATAGTGTCTGATCTTTTGAAAAAGTCGATTACGCTCATTGTATTTTTCGGGAAGCCAACTTTAAACAATTCGTAGAACTCACGACAGCTTGGAGCATCTAGCTTGAAATGTATTTTAGATTTATGGGTATACCAATCCTCCTTAAAAACCGTGATAAAATCATCTTTATCCGTTCGCTCTATGAGTATCATATCATAGTTAACCAATCCACGATAAAGTTCTTTCAGTTGGTCATTTGTGGCTAGGAGGCTAAAATTATTTTTCTTCTTAAGTTTTTCTTGAATTTTTGGGATAAACACATTTTTAAACCTTTTAGACCAAGTTATCTGGCTCATTGCAATACCACCCATAAACATTAGGCAATTGGCATAAAAGAAAAACCCTCGCAACGGTTCCAAATATTCTAGTATAGACGAATAACTTGAATGCATTAAAAGGAGTCCAATACCATAAAAAACCAATCTTGGTTTTTCAATGTATTTATCATATTGTGAAGATTCATTGAACATAAAACGAGCAAAGAACCCTACATACGGAATTAACAATCGCACATAAACATATGCGAAAGATGCCAATAACAGATATTTAATTAAATCAGGCATACTTCTAAGTTACTATTTTCTGTGTGTAATGAGGTGAATCGTGGATATACTGACAGGTTTTAGGGATAGAAGAGACGATAGATGAGTATTTATTACCGAGATATTTAAAAGTGAGGTATTGAAGACTACTTTAAAACACATTGAAAATTCGACATCATTTGAGAAAATTTTTGTGGGGAGGGGGAGGAAAGGTCAAGCGGCCTTTTAGCCGTTTGTGATTTCGCGCGGCTCAGAGGATGTCGGGGAAAACTGGAGCGGAAAGACTTCACTAGCGTACTGGCGTAGCGTGTGCGCTAGGGGAGGGTTGGAGAGGAAGGTTTGCCTGACTTCCGCAAGGGCTTGGTTTTAGAATTGGGATTTCACAATTAATTACATATGTTAATTATATAACAATTCTTTTAGTTCTCTAATAAAAGAACTAAAGAAACCGTTATGTTTGTATCAGATTTAAATATCATGGAAAACAAGCTAACATCAAAACAAAAAGAACTCATTGAAAGTTTCGGTGTTGTTCAAGAA encodes:
- a CDS encoding type II toxin-antitoxin system HigA family antitoxin; translation: MGKLITHAAYVKANLRLEELIDVVDDNTPTDDPLAKEFLEITDIIEQYEEIHFPIGLPTLHEMIELRMFEMGLKRKDLAALLDTSASRISDYLNGKREITLNVAKALHQKLNIDSDIILQ
- a CDS encoding type II toxin-antitoxin system HigB family toxin; its protein translation is MHVISFKKLREYFSKETNAKVALQDWYKKANKAEWDSFADLKNTFNSADSVGNGRFVFNVKGNNYRVVAIVRFKFKKVLIRWVGNHRDYDKIKNIDTL
- a CDS encoding AAA family ATPase, whose translation is MLDNINLIRNIGKFSSVDSGSQLNLQELALIYAENGRGKTTLASILRSLGSQDSLPIIQRKRLGGQGEPHVVITDSNSSRAVFQDGSWNETLFNILVFDDHFVTDNIYAGTNVETGHRQNLHELIIGAEGVALNARLQSIVSRIERHNQVLRERGAQITSQMRYGLSVDQFCALQNSDSIDSDIEETERALSAGRKAAAIAQRNEFVPLAIPNFEMETLGILLSRVLPDIEATALEQVQNHIDALGEGSESWVGDGVNMVNDGELEDCPFCQQDLNNSQIISLYQSFFNQEYLALKEEVASALANLRTNHRTEVLTAFERNVRRLSDDRQFWAEFIQVPELNIDTAAITQSWRSSFEAFQSLLNSKMESPLEIIRIDTETEEIISQYNLRRNALSALNTIFQEANQEVQRIKESSAASNISTLEADLNRLRAIKSRYTEDIILLCDNYTSEITLKNATEIERTEARAALDDYRNRVFPQYQEAINRYLGRFNAGYRLDNVSSVNNRGGSSCNYNVLIENIAVPISTSNDSEPSFKTTLSSGDRNALALAFFFASIEMNPSRESLIVIIDDPMTSLDDHRTLTTIQQIRELVPIVEQVIVLSHSKPFLCNLWTAAQNMPPSSMKITRSGSSSTLSNWDVRADSITEHDRNYALVTDFIENGNDENERQIAFALRPMLEAFVRVTCPNIFPPGSLLGPFIGRCQQRENTPNQVFPEQKRVELRSLLDYANQFHHDTNPAWQTQIINDQELLGYSRRTISFINL
- a CDS encoding DUF6730 family protein, with product MAKLDEIAELLTEEIKGFENSVNRMEELKKFLMTFKVQADISDIDFILKRYNDHQKKAVEDQHKLMANVVYYIKKSITFPKWAIKLFWGLLVCIVLVLGFSVYKVSQISELKQEAFEQGEEKAVAHFRIFFEDSPAASELYQEWREPKSKK
- a CDS encoding relaxase/mobilization nuclease domain-containing protein, with amino-acid sequence MGKSISHTGASMSYGWDEEKEAKVVYREHLAGDNPKEITQEFKIIQSQNQRCKKNTMSFVLSPTIKDGQELKDKQLKEITQRFVQEMKLQERQAIAFVHRDKNHLHIHLYVNRIGFDGKAYKDNFIGKRSQQAAEKVAQQMGLTTVREVQQERLNEIQGVRQEIKQVHEKVLTEMKPKDFDQYIKYMKQRNVEVIPSINKSNRLQGFRFAYKGQNLKGSEVHRSMSMSRIAERIGFDKTASQKIVKDNTLELMGKTVGISPNIAATISKRFIKIAIKKTIGLAMEI
- the mbpA gene encoding mobilization protein MbpA, with amino-acid sequence MKKEFVQFRCSIYEKKLLKIKAKKSGLSISEYCRRAAFDLRIVERFSDEQINVYKLLVQYQVNFKRIGNMYKKRNPKLSEEVVQLANEIRKHLYNFKK
- a CDS encoding AlpA family transcriptional regulator, which produces MDYLELEERLDRIERLLVANKEVLTFEEACEYTGISRSYLYKLTAAKEIPHSKPNGKMLFFEKAKLNIWLLQNRRKSKAEIENEALEYTFKNRQV